The following proteins come from a genomic window of Shewanella halifaxensis HAW-EB4:
- the dnaG gene encoding DNA primase — protein sequence MAIPRDFINELVARTDIVDLIDPKVPLKKAGKNHSACCPFHSEKSPSFTVSRDKQFYHCFGCGAHGNAIDFVMEYDRLDFVDAIEELAGQLGLEVPREQGTGKPRDQELSRDLYQLMEEASLFFQSQLRQHTDKQKVLDYLKHRGLSKEVVEHFNIGFAPDGWDGLLSRYRQNQDSQDKLLTAGMVIENDSGKRYDRFRDRLMFPIRDRRGRVIGFGGRVLGDGTPKYLNSPETPIFHKGNELYGLYELKQRHREPQRVLIVEGYMDVVALAQFDVDYAVASLGTSTTAEQFQLLLRSAKEVICCYDGDKAGKEAAWRALETALPLLKPGNQVRFMFLPEGEDPDTLVRQIGKQEFEAQIDQAMALPEFLFENLIKTYGNEDKSVLAKNAIKLIEKVQDTVLQSLLLEDLAHKLRMNGADELKRKFNFSTKAAEKPNQHKALKGRGTPLRLAIALLVQHPHLGEKLPEQPALKHIQMAGIDLLTLVLDLTRGQVITSAQLLEQFRGDNQFSTLKKLTQWDHQVADENLLQKLKETLVWLNNQYLEQRYQELSMKKNLTKEERLQLSKLISVIKNKA from the coding sequence ATGGCGATACCTCGTGATTTTATAAATGAGCTAGTAGCTCGCACTGATATTGTCGATCTCATCGACCCTAAAGTGCCCCTAAAAAAGGCGGGTAAAAACCACTCTGCCTGTTGTCCTTTTCATAGCGAAAAATCTCCCTCTTTTACTGTCAGCAGAGACAAACAGTTTTATCATTGTTTTGGCTGCGGAGCACACGGCAACGCTATCGATTTTGTCATGGAATATGACCGACTCGACTTTGTTGATGCTATTGAAGAACTCGCCGGACAACTTGGACTCGAAGTCCCAAGGGAACAAGGCACTGGCAAACCACGCGATCAAGAGCTGAGTCGCGACTTATATCAGTTGATGGAAGAGGCTAGCCTGTTCTTTCAAAGCCAACTTAGGCAACATACAGACAAACAAAAAGTCCTTGATTATCTTAAACATCGAGGCCTTTCAAAAGAAGTGGTTGAACACTTCAATATCGGCTTTGCACCCGATGGCTGGGATGGTCTACTAAGCCGTTACCGCCAAAACCAAGACTCGCAAGATAAACTGCTTACCGCAGGCATGGTCATCGAGAATGACAGTGGCAAACGCTACGATAGATTCCGCGACCGTTTAATGTTCCCAATCAGGGACCGACGCGGACGAGTGATCGGCTTTGGCGGCCGAGTGTTAGGTGACGGTACACCGAAGTACTTGAATTCGCCAGAAACGCCCATATTTCATAAAGGCAATGAGCTTTATGGTCTATACGAATTAAAACAGCGTCACCGCGAACCGCAAAGAGTCTTGATTGTTGAAGGCTATATGGATGTTGTGGCACTGGCACAGTTTGACGTTGACTACGCTGTCGCCTCACTCGGTACCTCGACAACGGCTGAACAATTTCAGTTATTACTACGTAGTGCAAAAGAGGTCATCTGCTGTTATGACGGTGACAAAGCGGGTAAAGAAGCCGCATGGCGAGCGTTAGAAACAGCATTGCCACTACTCAAACCCGGTAATCAGGTTCGATTTATGTTCCTTCCTGAGGGGGAAGATCCCGACACCTTGGTTAGACAAATTGGCAAACAAGAGTTTGAAGCGCAAATCGACCAAGCTATGGCGCTACCTGAGTTTTTGTTTGAGAACCTTATAAAAACTTACGGCAATGAAGATAAGAGTGTTTTGGCAAAAAATGCCATTAAACTCATAGAAAAAGTACAGGACACCGTATTACAGAGCCTGTTACTCGAAGATTTAGCACATAAGCTAAGAATGAACGGTGCCGATGAACTTAAGCGAAAATTTAACTTTTCGACTAAGGCGGCCGAAAAGCCAAATCAGCACAAAGCGTTGAAAGGACGTGGTACGCCTCTGCGATTAGCCATTGCATTGCTAGTACAACATCCGCATTTGGGTGAAAAACTACCCGAACAACCAGCGCTAAAACATATACAGATGGCTGGCATTGATTTGCTAACCCTTGTATTAGATTTAACTCGCGGGCAAGTGATAACCAGCGCACAACTACTTGAACAGTTCAGGGGCGATAACCAATTCAGCACCCTAAAAAAACTGACCCAATGGGATCATCAAGTGGCGGATGAAAACTTGCTACAAAAGTTAAAAGAAACCCTCGTGTGGTTAAATAACCAGTATCTTGAACAACGTTATCAGGAACTGAGTATGAAGAAGAATCTCACGAAAGAAGAGCGGTTACAGCTTAGTAAGCTAATTTCAGTGATTAAAAACAAGGCTTAA
- a CDS encoding GatB/YqeY domain-containing protein, translating to MSLIDQLKDQMKEAMRAKEKLRLGTIRMALAAVKQIEVDTREALTNDQAIAVLTKMVKQRRDSIAQYTAAGRDELAQIEAEEILVLEEFLPQPLTEEEVTALVDASISEMGASTMADMGKVMGALKPKVMGRADMAAIGAMIRAKLK from the coding sequence ATGAGCCTAATTGATCAGCTAAAAGACCAAATGAAAGAAGCCATGCGCGCGAAAGAAAAGCTGCGTTTGGGGACTATTCGTATGGCACTAGCCGCCGTTAAACAGATTGAAGTGGATACCCGCGAAGCTCTGACTAACGACCAAGCTATAGCGGTCTTAACCAAAATGGTAAAGCAGCGTCGTGACTCTATTGCTCAATATACAGCAGCAGGTCGTGACGAGCTAGCGCAGATAGAAGCAGAAGAAATTCTAGTTTTAGAAGAATTTTTGCCTCAACCTCTAACTGAAGAGGAAGTTACTGCGTTGGTTGATGCGAGCATCTCTGAGATGGGAGCATCCACCATGGCGGATATGGGTAAAGTAATGGGAGCATTAAAACCAAAGGTAATGGGTAGAGCTGACATGGCGGCAATTGGCGCTATGATCCGTGCAAAACTCAAGTAA
- the rpsU gene encoding 30S ribosomal protein S21: MPIIKVRENEPFDVALRRFKRSCEKAGILADVRAREFYEKPTTARKRAKAAAVKRLAKKLSRENARRVRLY, translated from the coding sequence ATGCCAATTATTAAAGTACGTGAAAACGAACCATTCGACGTAGCTCTACGTCGTTTCAAGCGCTCTTGTGAAAAAGCTGGTATCTTAGCTGACGTTCGCGCTCGTGAATTCTACGAGAAGCCAACAACTGCACGTAAGCGTGCTAAAGCCGCTGCAGTTAAGCGTCTAGCTAAGAAGCTTTCTCGCGAAAACGCACGTCGCGTACGTTTATATTAA
- the tsaD gene encoding tRNA (adenosine(37)-N6)-threonylcarbamoyltransferase complex transferase subunit TsaD yields the protein MRVLGIETSCDETGIAVYDDEKGLLSHALYSQVKLHADYGGVVPELASRDHVRKIVPLIRQALADADMTIEDLDGIAYTKGPGLIGALLVGACVGRALAFSWDKPAIGVHHMEGHLLAPMLEDDVPEFPFLALLVSGGHSMLVGVEGIGRYTVLGESVDDAAGEAFDKTAKLMGLDYPGGPRLSKLAAKGVPNSYRFPRPMTDKPGLNMSFSGLKTFAANTIAAEPKDEQTRANIACAFEEAVVDTLGIKCKRALKQTGYKNLVIAGGVSANTRLRASLSEMMQGLGGKVYYPRGEFCTDNGAMIAYAGLQRLKAGQVEDLAVKGQPRWPLDTLEPVD from the coding sequence ATGCGGGTTCTAGGTATTGAAACATCCTGTGATGAAACAGGGATTGCGGTTTATGATGATGAAAAAGGCTTGCTGTCGCATGCGCTTTACAGTCAGGTTAAATTGCATGCCGACTATGGTGGGGTAGTGCCAGAGTTGGCTTCTCGCGACCATGTCCGCAAAATTGTACCTTTAATACGCCAAGCGTTAGCGGATGCTGACATGACTATCGAGGATCTCGATGGTATTGCCTATACCAAAGGACCTGGTCTTATTGGCGCGCTACTAGTCGGTGCTTGTGTCGGTCGCGCATTGGCTTTTTCATGGGATAAGCCTGCTATTGGTGTACACCACATGGAAGGGCATTTATTGGCGCCGATGCTTGAAGATGATGTACCAGAGTTTCCGTTTCTTGCGCTATTGGTTTCTGGTGGTCACTCAATGCTTGTGGGTGTTGAAGGGATTGGTCGCTATACCGTACTTGGAGAGTCAGTTGATGACGCAGCGGGTGAAGCGTTCGATAAGACCGCTAAGCTGATGGGGCTCGATTATCCAGGTGGCCCAAGGCTATCTAAGTTGGCTGCCAAAGGTGTGCCAAACAGTTACCGTTTTCCGCGCCCAATGACTGATAAACCTGGACTTAACATGAGTTTCTCAGGCCTTAAAACCTTTGCGGCGAACACCATTGCGGCAGAGCCTAAAGACGAGCAAACTCGCGCCAATATCGCCTGTGCCTTTGAAGAGGCGGTGGTCGATACCTTAGGGATCAAGTGTAAGCGTGCATTGAAGCAAACAGGTTATAAAAACTTAGTGATAGCGGGCGGCGTAAGCGCCAATACCCGCTTACGCGCATCGTTAAGCGAAATGATGCAAGGCCTTGGCGGAAAAGTGTATTACCCTCGGGGCGAATTTTGTACCGATAACGGCGCGATGATCGCCTATGCGGGCTTACAGCGCTTAAAAGCCGGACAAGTTGAAGATTTGGCGGTAAAAGGGCAGCCAAGATGGCCGCTCGATACCTTAGAGCCTGTAGATTAA
- a CDS encoding 2OG-Fe(II) oxygenase produces MVPQLSEADMDTIADALVETGYIVLPDTLPPSVCEQLLQSSKSATWDDFRPAAIGRGSEQQRIESIRSDQIRWLSEQHPTDKFYLELMTQLRQGMNKRLFLGLFDFESHYAIYEPGAFYQKHSDVLQGTRNRILTSVLFLNHDWRSEHAGELVIYDENDNKLETIAPEFGKWVVFLSERFPHEVLRTEVNRYSIAGWFRVSNANHGF; encoded by the coding sequence ATGGTTCCACAATTAAGTGAAGCTGATATGGATACCATTGCCGATGCATTGGTTGAAACCGGCTATATCGTTCTGCCCGACACACTACCGCCATCTGTATGTGAGCAGTTATTACAGAGTTCCAAAAGTGCCACTTGGGATGACTTTCGCCCGGCGGCGATTGGACGTGGTAGCGAACAACAACGGATTGAAAGTATTCGTAGCGATCAAATTCGCTGGCTTTCGGAGCAACATCCGACAGATAAATTCTACCTTGAGCTCATGACACAACTGCGCCAAGGCATGAACAAGCGACTGTTTTTGGGACTATTTGATTTTGAAAGTCACTACGCCATTTATGAGCCAGGTGCATTTTATCAAAAGCACTCTGATGTGTTGCAGGGAACAAGAAACCGTATTTTAACCTCAGTCTTATTCCTTAACCATGACTGGAGGAGCGAGCATGCGGGTGAATTAGTCATTTATGATGAAAACGATAATAAACTAGAAACTATTGCGCCTGAGTTTGGTAAATGGGTGGTATTTTTAAGCGAGCGCTTCCCCCATGAAGTGCTACGCACCGAAGTGAACCGCTACAGTATCGCTGGCTGGTTCCGTGTCAGTAACGCCAATCACGGATTCTGA
- the plsY gene encoding glycerol-3-phosphate 1-O-acyltransferase PlsY produces MTLTVLTIVIIVGAYLAGSVSSAVLVCKIRGLPDPRTQGSGNPGATNVLRIGGASSAALVLFCDMLKGAAPAYLAFRLGVDPIALGVIAIAACLGHIFPIFFGFKGGKGVATAFGAMAPIGHDLALCLLASWIVLVLVTRYSSFAAICTALLAPVYTWWLDDRFTIPVAMLSTLIVIRHKDNIKRLLKGEESKVSRKKT; encoded by the coding sequence TTGACTCTAACAGTACTCACCATAGTCATAATCGTGGGCGCCTATTTGGCGGGCTCAGTATCGAGTGCAGTTTTAGTATGTAAAATTCGTGGTCTTCCCGACCCTCGAACCCAAGGCTCGGGCAATCCAGGCGCGACTAATGTACTGCGTATCGGCGGAGCCAGTTCAGCGGCTCTAGTGCTATTTTGTGACATGCTAAAAGGCGCGGCGCCAGCTTATCTAGCTTTTAGACTCGGAGTCGATCCGATTGCACTGGGTGTTATTGCCATTGCCGCCTGTCTTGGTCATATATTTCCCATTTTCTTTGGCTTCAAAGGCGGTAAAGGTGTCGCAACAGCATTCGGCGCTATGGCTCCTATCGGTCATGACTTAGCACTTTGCCTCCTGGCATCTTGGATAGTTCTTGTTCTAGTCACCCGTTACTCATCGTTCGCCGCAATTTGTACAGCATTGCTTGCTCCGGTTTACACTTGGTGGCTTGATGACAGGTTTACCATTCCGGTTGCCATGCTTTCAACTTTGATAGTGATTCGCCATAAAGACAACATTAAGCGCCTACTTAAAGGTGAAGAGTCTAAGGTTTCACGAAAAAAAACATAG
- the folB gene encoding dihydroneopterin aldolase, giving the protein MDKVLIRELRIETVIGIYEWEKQIHQSLLIDLDMAWDNRLAAASDDYQHALCYETVSNRLTALITEKPIELIETVAEMIATCVMSEFNVPWVKVKVMKPGAVPTASAVGVEIERGYA; this is encoded by the coding sequence ATGGATAAAGTACTGATTAGAGAACTTAGAATTGAAACCGTCATCGGGATCTATGAGTGGGAAAAGCAGATCCACCAGAGCTTGCTTATCGATCTAGACATGGCTTGGGATAACCGCTTAGCGGCGGCAAGTGATGATTATCAACATGCACTTTGCTATGAGACCGTGTCTAACCGCTTGACTGCTTTGATCACTGAAAAGCCGATAGAGCTGATTGAAACCGTGGCTGAAATGATTGCGACCTGCGTGATGAGTGAATTCAATGTGCCATGGGTAAAAGTTAAGGTGATGAAACCCGGCGCTGTACCTACAGCGTCTGCAGTGGGTGTTGAGATTGAAAGAGGTTATGCATAG
- the folK gene encoding 2-amino-4-hydroxy-6-hydroxymethyldihydropteridine diphosphokinase yields the protein MAKIFISLGSNIEPERYLKAALTDLDYYFETLELSSVFESEAVGFEGTNFLNMVVAAQTELPIADVVNRFKQIEQSHGRVKGAKKFAPRTLDLDLLLYDDTVSTQPIELPRAEILYNAFVLWPLAEIAPSLTHPVVKQSYQTLWDSYDKSQQSLWPVEFSWSK from the coding sequence ATGGCGAAGATTTTTATAAGCCTTGGCAGTAATATTGAACCAGAACGTTACCTTAAGGCCGCGCTAACTGATCTTGATTACTATTTTGAAACTCTCGAACTGTCATCGGTATTTGAAAGTGAAGCTGTGGGTTTTGAAGGCACTAATTTTCTCAATATGGTGGTTGCAGCCCAAACTGAACTACCGATAGCTGACGTGGTTAACAGGTTTAAACAGATTGAACAAAGCCACGGCCGAGTGAAAGGTGCCAAGAAGTTTGCCCCAAGAACCTTAGATTTAGATCTGTTGTTGTATGACGATACAGTTAGTACTCAGCCAATAGAGCTTCCTAGAGCGGAGATCCTTTATAATGCCTTTGTTTTATGGCCATTAGCTGAAATCGCCCCCTCTTTAACCCACCCTGTTGTCAAACAGTCGTATCAAACCCTTTGGGATAGCTACGACAAGAGTCAGCAATCATTATGGCCAGTTGAATTTAGCTGGTCTAAGTAA
- a CDS encoding undecaprenyl-diphosphate phosphatase, which translates to MDTFQVIILALIQGLTEFLPISSSAHLILPAQLLGWEDQGLSFDVAVNTGSLLAVVMYFRRELLSMFTAWTSSIVTGKQTQESKLSWWIILATIPAVIVGFSAKGFIETHFRSIEVIAATTIIFGLLLWWADKMQREGFNEFQVGWKKALVIGIAQAMALIPGTSRSGATITAALMLGLSREAAARFSFLMSVPVSLGAAILVTKDLLDSGQVIDYQALGLGIVVSFIAAYICIHYFLKIISKMGMTPFVVYRLALGAVLCGFIFL; encoded by the coding sequence ATGGATACCTTTCAGGTGATTATATTGGCTCTTATTCAGGGCCTCACCGAGTTTTTGCCGATCTCAAGTTCCGCTCACCTTATTTTACCTGCTCAGCTGTTGGGCTGGGAAGATCAAGGTTTGTCGTTTGATGTGGCGGTCAATACGGGCTCGTTATTAGCCGTAGTGATGTACTTTCGCCGCGAGCTGTTATCTATGTTTACCGCGTGGACAAGCAGTATTGTTACGGGTAAGCAAACTCAAGAGAGTAAGTTATCTTGGTGGATTATTTTAGCGACTATTCCTGCGGTGATTGTTGGTTTTAGCGCTAAAGGTTTTATCGAAACGCATTTTCGCAGTATTGAAGTCATTGCAGCTACCACCATTATTTTCGGTCTACTACTGTGGTGGGCGGATAAAATGCAGCGTGAAGGTTTTAACGAGTTTCAAGTTGGCTGGAAAAAAGCGTTAGTGATTGGTATTGCACAGGCGATGGCGCTTATTCCTGGCACTTCTCGTTCTGGTGCGACGATTACAGCGGCACTGATGCTGGGGTTAAGTCGTGAGGCTGCAGCACGTTTTTCATTTTTGATGTCGGTACCAGTGAGCTTAGGTGCCGCGATTCTGGTGACCAAAGATCTATTGGATAGCGGTCAAGTTATCGATTATCAAGCATTAGGTCTGGGTATTGTGGTGTCATTTATTGCGGCATACATCTGTATTCATTACTTCTTAAAGATCATCAGCAAGATGGGAATGACACCATTTGTGGTTTATCGCCTCGCATTAGGTGCGGTGTTATGTGGTTTTATCTTTTTATAA
- a CDS encoding putative RNA methyltransferase, with the protein MNSIYLCPVCQSPFMVHEESKGLHCENKHHFDINEQGYWVFSQPKKPKADSRAVMRAKRYVLESGIYIPLAQAIAKVIAELPQVTSAEALSQLDFDCGDGYFLRTVKGILAELKPELALTQTGICEAENAIFAAAKAEPSPTYIVSTLKHLPFANDSFDLVTLIDKPLKGKELTRILKQDGVLLQVAAGPRHLWQIREFIYPDLSEKAVSDNLPKELELQHSERLSLTASVSGEQAIALLEMTPYAWRANDKVRHQIQHAQFDALEIDFVINVMTRK; encoded by the coding sequence ATGAATAGTATTTATCTTTGTCCTGTATGTCAGTCACCTTTTATGGTGCATGAAGAGTCGAAAGGCTTGCACTGTGAGAACAAGCATCACTTTGACATTAATGAGCAGGGCTACTGGGTGTTTAGCCAACCCAAAAAACCTAAAGCAGACTCACGCGCAGTGATGCGTGCTAAACGCTATGTACTTGAGTCGGGGATCTATATCCCGCTGGCACAAGCGATTGCCAAGGTGATTGCTGAATTACCTCAAGTCACCTCTGCTGAGGCGTTATCTCAGCTTGACTTTGATTGTGGTGATGGTTACTTCTTGCGTACGGTTAAGGGGATTTTAGCTGAATTAAAGCCTGAACTGGCATTAACGCAAACGGGTATTTGCGAAGCCGAGAATGCAATATTTGCCGCGGCTAAAGCAGAGCCTAGCCCAACCTATATCGTCTCGACATTGAAGCACTTACCTTTTGCTAATGACAGTTTTGACTTGGTGACCTTAATTGACAAGCCACTCAAAGGCAAAGAGTTAACGCGCATTTTGAAGCAAGACGGCGTGTTGCTGCAAGTGGCTGCAGGTCCAAGGCATTTATGGCAAATACGTGAGTTTATCTACCCTGACTTATCTGAAAAAGCGGTCAGTGATAATTTACCGAAAGAGCTCGAATTACAGCATAGTGAGCGCTTATCTCTGACTGCAAGCGTGTCAGGCGAACAGGCTATTGCGCTACTTGAGATGACGCCTTATGCATGGCGTGCAAATGATAAGGTGCGTCATCAAATTCAACATGCTCAGTTCGATGCACTAGAAATCGACTTTGTTATTAATGTGATGACTAGAAAATAA
- a CDS encoding L,D-transpeptidase family protein, whose product MMRNLLLFILAFLPLASFANVYSIPQDGSRLVGELQEHVVQKGDFFQTISKQYNIGILELMESNPGVDPFLPTPGTRLLIPTQMLLPDVPHKGIVINLAELRLYYFPKGGKEVHVFPVGIGRVGRETPEMVTKIKSRIPNPSWTPPASIRKDHLEERGEELPRVVPAGPDNPLGKFAIQLSYGDGSYLIHGTNKDFGIGMRVSAGCIRLNPDDIEWLFDKVKYGERVTIINETVKTSTEPDGRQLIEVHSPLSTTGGKADTVSEMKRGVVEFIGKDDVDYTKANDALLTRSGIPVNIQS is encoded by the coding sequence ATGATGCGTAATTTGCTGTTGTTCATCTTGGCATTTTTGCCACTGGCTTCATTTGCCAATGTTTATTCAATTCCTCAAGATGGCAGTCGCCTAGTTGGGGAGTTGCAAGAGCACGTCGTTCAAAAGGGGGATTTCTTCCAGACGATTTCGAAGCAATACAATATCGGTATTTTGGAATTGATGGAGTCAAACCCTGGTGTTGACCCATTTTTACCAACGCCAGGCACCCGTTTATTGATCCCAACTCAGATGTTGCTGCCAGACGTACCGCATAAAGGCATAGTGATTAACTTAGCCGAGCTGCGTTTGTATTACTTCCCTAAAGGCGGTAAAGAAGTGCATGTGTTCCCCGTGGGGATTGGCCGCGTTGGTCGTGAAACCCCTGAAATGGTAACCAAGATTAAGTCGCGGATTCCTAATCCCAGTTGGACACCGCCAGCAAGCATTCGTAAAGATCACTTAGAGGAGCGCGGCGAAGAATTACCGCGTGTGGTTCCCGCTGGACCGGATAACCCATTAGGTAAGTTTGCGATTCAGCTCTCTTATGGTGACGGTAGCTATCTCATCCACGGAACTAACAAGGACTTTGGTATAGGTATGCGTGTGAGTGCGGGCTGTATTCGTCTAAACCCAGATGACATCGAATGGTTATTCGATAAGGTGAAGTACGGCGAGCGGGTCACTATTATTAATGAAACGGTTAAAACGTCGACTGAGCCTGATGGACGTCAGTTGATTGAGGTGCACTCTCCGTTATCAACCACAGGTGGTAAGGCCGATACTGTGAGTGAGATGAAACGTGGTGTGGTTGAGTTTATTGGTAAAGATGATGTCGATTACACCAAAGCCAATGATGCCTTACTCACACGGTCAGGGATCCCGGTGAATATCCAAAGCTAA
- a CDS encoding Lpp/OprI family alanine-zipper lipoprotein: MNKKVLMIAGVAMTALLGGCANTTALEESVANLGNKVDQLSAEVSSLKSDHAKMSADINDATAAALVGVAEAERANARIDNIATSYKK; this comes from the coding sequence ATGAACAAAAAAGTACTTATGATTGCTGGTGTAGCAATGACTGCCCTACTAGGTGGCTGTGCAAACACTACTGCTCTTGAAGAAAGCGTTGCCAACCTAGGTAACAAAGTTGACCAGCTTTCTGCTGAAGTTAGCTCTCTAAAGTCTGACCACGCTAAAATGTCAGCTGACATCAACGATGCCACTGCTGCAGCTCTAGTAGGTGTTGCAGAAGCTGAACGTGCTAACGCTCGTATCGACAACATCGCTACTTCTTACAAGAAGTAA
- a CDS encoding multifunctional CCA addition/repair protein, with the protein MKIYLVGGAVRDKLLNLPVKDLDYMVVGATPKQMLALGYNQVGKDFPVFLHPKTQQEYALARTERKTAAGYGGFSVDAAPSVTLEQDLMRRDLTINAIAQDEEGNLYDPYQGIQAIEKRSLRHVSDAFVEDPLRVLRVARFAARFHSLGFTVAPETLTLMAEISQSGELQALTAERVYIELNKALATDNPQIFFQVLRDCGALAVLFPEIEALFGVPQPEKWHPEIDTGVHTMMVLEQVAKLTDDNSVRFAALVHDLGKALSPKEHLPKHHGHGQKGLPLIKSLCERFRVPNEYRDLALLVSDQHQNIHKITELRADTLVKLFDKADFWRKPQRLEQLLIACEADSKGRAGLEFSPYPQASYLKQCFAAASAVEVKSIIEQGYKGTEIREQLSIKRIAAVQEVKGLQAIPAE; encoded by the coding sequence GTGAAAATTTACCTTGTTGGCGGCGCAGTCCGCGATAAACTACTCAACCTTCCAGTAAAAGATCTTGACTATATGGTCGTCGGTGCGACACCTAAGCAGATGCTTGCACTTGGCTATAATCAAGTAGGTAAAGATTTCCCCGTTTTTTTACATCCCAAGACTCAGCAAGAATATGCTCTGGCACGTACCGAGCGCAAAACTGCAGCGGGCTACGGTGGATTTAGTGTCGATGCAGCGCCTAGCGTCACCTTAGAGCAAGATCTTATGCGCCGAGACTTAACGATCAACGCCATCGCACAAGATGAAGAAGGTAACCTCTACGATCCCTACCAAGGCATTCAAGCCATCGAAAAACGCAGCCTAAGACACGTATCCGACGCCTTTGTCGAAGACCCATTAAGGGTATTGCGAGTCGCCCGCTTTGCCGCCCGTTTTCACTCCCTTGGCTTTACCGTGGCACCAGAAACTCTGACGTTAATGGCTGAAATAAGCCAAAGCGGAGAACTGCAAGCCTTAACCGCTGAGCGTGTCTATATTGAGTTAAACAAAGCATTAGCCACCGATAACCCACAAATATTCTTCCAAGTATTAAGAGACTGCGGCGCACTGGCGGTGTTATTTCCGGAAATTGAAGCACTATTTGGTGTACCGCAACCTGAAAAATGGCATCCTGAAATCGATACAGGTGTTCACACTATGATGGTGCTCGAACAAGTTGCCAAGCTAACCGATGATAACTCGGTGCGCTTTGCCGCATTGGTACACGATCTAGGTAAGGCATTAAGCCCTAAAGAGCACCTACCTAAACACCATGGTCACGGCCAAAAAGGACTCCCCTTAATCAAATCTCTGTGTGAGCGCTTTAGGGTACCTAATGAGTATCGTGACTTAGCGCTACTGGTCAGCGACCAACATCAAAACATCCACAAGATCACCGAGCTTAGGGCCGATACCCTAGTGAAATTGTTTGATAAGGCCGATTTTTGGCGCAAACCACAACGTCTTGAGCAGCTGCTAATCGCCTGTGAAGCTGACAGTAAAGGGCGCGCAGGACTTGAATTTAGCCCTTATCCTCAGGCTAGTTACCTTAAGCAATGTTTTGCCGCCGCATCGGCAGTAGAGGTCAAGTCCATCATAGAGCAGGGCTATAAAGGTACAGAGATCCGCGAGCAGTTGAGCATCAAACGAATTGCTGCAGTACAGGAAGTTAAAGGCTTGCAGGCAATACCTGCAGAATAA